In the Podospora pseudocomata strain CBS 415.72m chromosome 5, whole genome shotgun sequence genome, one interval contains:
- a CDS encoding hypothetical protein (CAZy:GH93; EggNog:ENOG503P04N; COG:E), with product MTGYLLSKLGFDLKNQADNHDPGNNDDRPPPLPQLHISTEDHFPPSTQGTYPRLCQLSDGSLLKSYTTFGPDGERVLVVSRSVDQARSFEVVGEITRSHGDCDNCFLAELEPGVVLAAFRNHDLSGEDGNKLTWFRITVCRSRDGGRIWEYLSQAVEKGGSDGVWEPFVRIPVGRREEVQLYYSAEAEQGQRQDTMVVVSGDGGETWSEPRRITGEEGLRDGMVGIAGMKDAVSGKEALVMVLETTRCGPGRFSIEAVVSYDEGLSWASRQEVYKPSGEGKNAGAPQIGTLAGREGVAVVFMTDEDGNEGIWPSGAKIKTVLGVGLGNGVINWSREADTVFEEGSSWPGILGVGHGEALVVCETRSRIGGRLLSLDL from the coding sequence ATGACCGGGtacctcctctccaagctcgGCTTCGACCTGAAGAATCAAGCAGATAACCACGACCCTGgcaacaacgacgaccgcccccctcccctcccgcaaCTTCACATCTCCACCGAGGACcacttccccccttccacgCAAGGGACCTACCCCCGTTTGTGCCAGCTATCCGACggctccctcctcaagaGCTACACCACCTTTGGCCCTGACGGGGAGAGAGTCCTGGTTGTATCACGCAGCGTTGACCAAGCTCGTTCGTTCGAAGTCGTGGGGGAAATCACCCGCTCCCACGGTGACTGCGACAACTGTTTTCTTGCTGAGCTGGAGCCGGGGGTtgtgttggctgcttttAGGAACCATGATTTGAGCGGTGAAGATGGTAATAAGCTGACCTGGTTCCGGATTACGGTTTGTCGATCtcgggatggggggaggatttgggagTATTTGAGCCAGgcggtggaaaaggggggctCGGATGGGGTGTGGGAGCCGTTTGTAAGGATTCCTGTGGGGAGGCGAGAGGAGGTGCAGTTGTATTATTCGGCCGAGGCGGAGCAGGGGCAGAGGCAGGACACGATGGTGGTTGTtagtggggatgggggggagacgTGGTcggagccgaggaggattacgggggaggaggggttgagagATGGAATGGTGGGAATTGCCGGTATGAAGGATGCAGTTTCTGGCAAAGAggcgctggtgatggtgttggagaCCACAAGATGTGGGCCTGGGAGGTTTAGCATTGAGGCGGTGGTTTCGTACGACGAGGGACTGAGCTGGGCGTCAAGGCAGGAGGTGTACAAGCCATCTGGAGAGGGCAAAAATGCCGGGGCACCGCAGATTGGGACTCTGGCTGGTAGGGAGGGAGTGGCGGTGGTATTTATGACAGATGAGGATGGGAACGAAGGGATATGGCCTTCTGgggccaagatcaagactgTTTtaggggttgggttggggaatGGAGTGATCAACTGGAGTCGGGAGGCTGATACTGTTTTCGAGGAGGGGAGTTCATGGCCAGGGATTCTGGGAGTCGGTCACGGGGAGGCGCTGGTGGTCTGCGAGACGAGGAGCAGAATTGGGGGTAGGCTGTTGAGCTTGGATCTCTGA
- a CDS encoding hypothetical protein (COG:O; EggNog:ENOG503PCS7; MEROPS:MER0080922), producing MLLHFAIYTTLFLTVSRGASLPNLSNEHSLDDGDKGGGKRTRDPGYVRMPVSRQKFKSKGKSKRGWHWGPPTDPHNDPPALKSNQPFQPTHASSSTRPPPTLTRITRSPPTQQSPTLYRRAADRRWGWSNLEELGGIAYIIQLDIGTPPQKVRVFVDTGSYELWVNPRCSTSASDSLCQTFGNYFPSKSNSAMHIGGNFAVTYGTGAVRGSYWSDVMSIAMLQIPQVQFAVAADSNYTFAGILGLGYAYPYSIPYPSVLNLMVSQKMISAPIFSLGLGGDGDGFSEIIFGGVNRWKFAGPLVPVSIWPPVKEQDPRWVQYWVNVTSVGLTKPKEAGKLYTPREGFSMPTLIDTGSTLSYIREDLVAVIGQQFNAEIDTQGNYFVDCKYRDVAGTVDFGFNSGAMVINVRYKDFIYQLYPGRCMLGVQPADYGSTYYVLGDTFIRGAYLVFDQQSDVVWMNQYYNCGDGVVTVGQTPRDTRNVVGAC from the exons ATGTTGCTTCACTTCGCCATATACACCACTCTTTTTCTTACAGTCAGTCGTGGAGCCAGTCTTCCTAATCTCAGCAATGAACATTCActcgatgatggtgacaaGGGCGGAGGGAAGCGTACAAGAGACCCAGGCTATGTGCGCATGCCGGTGTCGAGACAGAAGTTCAAAAGTAAGGGGAAGTCAAAAAGGGGCTGGCATTGGGGGCCCCCGACCGACCCTCACAATGACCCCCCAGCTTTGAAGTCAAATCAACCCTTCCAACCTACTCATGCGTCATCATCGACAAGACCACCGCCAACTCTGACTAGAATAACGagatccccaccaacccagcagtCTCCGACTTTGTATCGCCGAGCAGCAGACAGAAGATGGGGCTGGTCCAATCTTGAAGAACTGGGCGGCATTGCCTACATCATCCAGT TGGACATTGGCACGCCCCCTCAAAAAGTCCGCGTCTTCGTCGACACCGGCTCGTACGAACTCTGGGTCAACCCCCGCTGCAGCACGTCGGCGTCGGATTCCCTCTGCCAGACGTTTGGCAACTACTTCCCATCCAAGTCAAACTCCGCCATGCACATTGGTGGCAACTTTGCCGTCACCTACGGCACAGGGGCAGTGCGAGGAAGCTACTGGAGCGACGTGATGAGTATTGCAA TGCTCCAAATCCCCCAAGTCCAGTTCGCCGTAGCAGCCGACAGCAACTACACCTTCGCCGGCATCCTCGGTTTAGGCTACGCTTACCCCTATTCCATCCCCTACCCCTCCGTCCTCAACCTCATGGTCTCCCAGAAGATGATATCCGCCCCCATCTTCAGCCTCGGTctcggcggcgacggcgacggctTCAGCGAGATTATTTTTGGCGGAGTCAACCGCTGGAAGTTTGCTGGGCCGCTGGTCCCGGTCTCCATTTGGCCTCCGGTCAAAGAGCAGGATCCGAGATGGGTGCAATACTGGGTCAATGTCACCAGCGTCGGGTTGACGAAGCCAAAAGAGGCGGGAAAACTGTACACACCTCGGGAGGGGTTCTCCATGCCGACGTTGATCGACACGGGCTCGACGTTGAGCTACATCCGGGAGGACCTCGTGGCGGTGATAGGGCAGCAGTTCAACGCCGAGATTGACACGCAGGGGAATTACTTTGTGGACTGCAAGTACAGGGACGtggcggggacggtggaCTTTGGGTTCAACAGCGGCGCGATGGTGATCAATGTGCGGTACAAGGATTTCATCTACCAGCTCTATCCGGGCAGGTGCATGCTTGGGGTGCAGCCGGCGGATTATGGGAGCACGTACTATGTGCTGGGAGACACGTTCATCAGGGGTGCTTATT TGGTATTTGATCAGCAATCAGACGTTGTGTGGATGAATCAGTACTATAATTGTGGCGACGGAGTAGTAACAGTGGGACAAACCCCAAGGGATACCAGGAATGTTGTCGGTGCGTGCTAG
- a CDS encoding hypothetical protein (EggNog:ENOG503P4ZS) → MAPVYADHPFPLIQTPVFAAKQDPHAKVDSFDRAASEMANAHNLMIRGLNSIYLQAPHITAPDVKPFCRYIAAFTNLIHVHHHGEETHFFPEVERLSGVVGIMETNVHQHGVFKKGLHDLDDYINGVLADKQEYDGKRVAQMIDVFGKSLVEHLRDEIPTLQRLREVDGEGRKMAEAIERIMGEEGESSMKALGMPGMLWCFANLDIHFEDDRWLDWPAAPGPVKFLYRNVFWWVYTDLRKFGSVDRNGKLRALYAVPKSE, encoded by the exons ATGGCACCAGTCTATGCAGACCACCCATTCCCCCTTATCCAGACTCCTGTGTTTGCAGCGAAACAAGACCCGCATGCAAAG GTGGACAGCTTCGACCGTGCCGCCTCGGAAATGGCCAATGCGCACAATCTCATGATCCGCGGCCTTAATTCCATCTATCTTCAAGCTCCACACATCACAGCTCCCGACGTAAAACCCTTTTGCCGGTACATTGCGGCTTTCACCAACCTGATTCACGTCCATCACCACGGCGAGGAGACACATTTCTTTCCAGAGGTAGAGAGGttgtcgggggtggtgggaatcATGGAGACGAATGTCCATCAACACGGCGTGTTCAAGAAAGGGCTACACGATCTGGATGATTACATTAATGGTGTTCTGGCGGATAAACAGGAGTATGACGGTAAGAGGGTAGCGCAGATGATTGATGTATTTGGGAAAAGTCTCGTTGAGCATCTGCGGGATGAAATCCCTACGTTGCAGAGGTTGAGAGAggtggatggagagggaagaaAGATGGCGGAGGCGATTGAGAGGATcatgggggaggaaggggagagtTCGATG AAAGCACTTGGAATGCCTGGCatgttgtggtgttttgCCAATCTGGACATCCACTTCGAGGACGATAGATGGCTGGACTGGCCTGCTGCACCGGGCCCTGTCAAGTTTCTGTATCGGAATGTGTTCTGGTGGGTTTATACTGATCTTAGGAAGTTTGGATCAGTTGACAGGAACGGCAAGCTGAGGGCTCTATATGCTGTTCCCAAGTCAGAATAA